ATAATGGCATCTGAAAAAGGAAATATTGACGACTTTCAACAATCGGTCATGCTTCAACTGATTGGTGATGAATATAACGAATCACGTAAAGTCGGAAGTACAGGCTCTATTACAGGATTTGCACGCCGCTGTTCTGCCCATGAAGATAAGCGTATTAAAGATATCGGTGAGCAATTAGGGCAATGGTGTGAAGGAGGCATTTACGGAAATCGATTTACCGAAAAGCTCCCGCCAATAAACTTCGGTAGTCGGTTTATAGTTCTTGAGCTTGAAGAGTTGAAGGGTACCCCTCACCTCCAGACAGTCGTGCTCATGTCGATCATTCAAGCTGCTCAGCATGCAATGTTTATCAAAAAGGACGGTCGCCGCCGGTTGTTCATCCTTGATGAGGCATGGGAGTATATTCGCCCGGATAATGCTTCAGGCTCCAGTAATCAGTCAAATCAGTTTTTCTCATCTTTCCTTGAAGCTGCCTGGCGCCGATTCAGGAAAACGAACTGTGCTGGTATTTGTATTACCCAGTCCTTTGAAGATTACTTCACCTCCTCGGTAGGTCGAGCCCTGACGGCCAACTCGCCGTGGAAGATCATCATGAAGCAGGAAAAGGAGAGCATAGAAGCCATGAAGGCTAATAACTACTTCTCCACGACTGATGCTGAATATGAGCGTATGAAAAACATACGAACGATAAAGCGTGCATTTTCTGAGATGCTCGTCCGATTCGAGAATTTCCAGGAGATATGTCGCCTCTATGTAGACAGGAAAATGGAGCTTTGTTTTACGACTGACAGTACCGACCGTGGAAAGCTATGGGAAATACAAAGCCGTCTTGATTGCTCTTACGGCGAAGCAATTGAGATACTGTATGAACAGGAAGTTGCTAGCAATGCAGCTGCATAACGTTTAAGTAGTACTGGATACCTCATCTTTACTGGATGAGGTATCCGTACTTTACTCAAAATACAGGTTTTTAACTGTGTTACACTGCCCTCCCCCGCAACAATTGTTCAGGTTCAGAATTTCTGGATCGAATTAACTCCCCTAAATATCCCTAAATATCCCTAAATTTTATTTGTAGATACTGTTGATTGGCTTCTCTGGGGCTTCTACTTAAGTTGATTGGTGATGTAGCTTTTATACGGCTGATGTTTAATCATGCTCGGCCTGTGCTGAGCTAAATTTCCTGCCTTGGATACGGATGTTGTGGTTGCAAGTGATAACCAAATTTGTCGCGCTACTGTATATTAGATATAAACACTATCTTTATGGTTAGCTAAGCAACCCATAATTTCTTATGTATCGATTTAAAGTTTTGTAAGGCATTGAAAAACAAACAATAACTCATGTCTTGTTGGTTTGTTTAACAAGTTAGAGATAATATTTGTGAGTTGGTTTCTTTTTGTTTTGTTAGTCAATTTTCGTATTTGTGGTTATCTAAACCAACCATAACTATTAAGTTGCAGTTTTGTTTTGAACTAAAATGAAATGCCTTCTATTTAGGTTGGTATAGTCAACCATTTTCAGCTTCAAGTGATTACTAGAATATGGTTAATCGAGATGTTGTAACTGGTTGCTATCTGTAAAACAAGCGTAGTGCCATTTACCAAAAAACCTGAAATTCGCATCTTGAAATTGGGGAAGTTTATTCCTAATAAAACAATTTACTGACGATCCAACCGTAAGCGTCGTCTCAGCACCGTCTGGCAGATCCTGAAATTCCTGAGAGGATAATGGACACCAAATATGGTGGACGCTATCCATGAAATCATTAACCGCAGTGCGTAAAAAAAGCCCTAATTATCCCGTTGAGTTCAAAATCAAAATGGTTGAACTCTCGCATCGACCAGAGATCTCCGTAGCGCAACTCGCTCGTGAGCATGGGATCAACGATAATTTGCTGTTCAAGTGGCGCCAGTACTGGCGCGAAGGAAAACTACGTCCTCCTTCAACAACAGAAAACAACGTGCCTGAGCTGCTCCCGATAACACTTGATGCCGAAGATGTTGTCCCTGCAACCTCCCCCCGGTCACAACCTGTAGCTGCTGCGGCACCTGAATCACTCAATATCAGCTGTGAAGTGACGTTCCGGCACGGATCACTCCGTCTGAATGGTGCCATCAGCGAAAATATCCTGAACCTGCTGATACGGGAGCTCAAACGTTGATCCCATTACCATCAGGGACAAAGATCTGGCTGGTCGCTGGCATCACCGATATGAGAAACGGCTTCAACGGCCTGGCGGCAAAGGTGCAGACGACGCTGAAAGACGATCCGATGTCAGGTCACGTTTTTATCTTCCGTGGGCGTAATGGCAGTCAGGTAAAGCTCCTCTGGTCTACCGGCGATGGACTGTGTCTGCTGACCAAACGGCTGGAGCGCGGCCGCTTCGCCTGGCCGTCAGCCCGGGATGGCAAAGTGTTCCTCACACCGGCACAGCTGGCGATGCTCCTTGAAGGTATCGACTGGCGGCAGCCTAAAAGACTGCTTACGTCACTGACTATGTTGTAGGCCTCTTTATCCTGGTCGACGCTGAATGAGCCTGGTAATATACCCGGTATGAACAGCTTACTTCCTGACGATATCGATGAACTGAAACGTCTCCTTGCCGAACAGGAGGCGCTGAACCGTGCCCTTCTGGAAAAGCTGAACGAGCGTGAACGCGAAATAGATCACCTGCAGGCGCAACTGGATAAGCTGCGCCGGATGAACTTCGGCAGCCGCTCCGAAAAAGTCTCCCGCCGTATCGCGAAGATGGAAGCCGACCTTAAGCAGTTGCAGAAAGAAAGCGATACCCTTACCGGCCGGGTGGATGACCCGGCCGTGCAGCGCCCGCTGCGGCAGACCCGTACCCGCAAACCGTTCCCTGAATCACTTCCCCGTGACGAAAAACGGCTGCTGCCGGCAGCGTCATGCTGCCCGGAATGTGGTGGTGCGCTGAGTTACCTGGGTGAAGATGCCGCCGAACAGCTGGAGCTGATGCGCAGCGCCTTCCGGGTTATCCGGACAGTACGTGAAAAGCATGCCTGTACTCAGTGCGATGCCATCGTGCAGGCCCCCGCGCCTTCACGGCCCATCGAGCGGGGTATCGCAGGACCGGGGCTGCTGGCCCGCGTGCTGAGTTCAAAGTATGCAGAGCACACCCCGCTGTACCGCCAGTCTGAAATATACGGCCGCCAGGGTGTGGAGCTGAGCCGCTCACTGCTGTCGGGCTGGGTGGATGCGTGTTGCCGGCTACTGTCACCGCTGGAAGGGGCGCTTCAGGACTATGTGCTGACTGACGGTAAGCTCCATGCTGATGACACGCCTGTCCCGGTGCTGTTGCCAGGTAATAAGAAAACGAAGACCGGGCGGTTGTGGACGTACGTTCGTGACGACCGTAACGCCGGGTCAGAGCTGGCGCCGGCAGTGTGGTTCGCTTACAGCCCGGACAGAAAAGGTATCCACCCGCAGAGCCATCTCGCTGGCTTCA
This genomic interval from Klebsiella sp. RHBSTW-00484 contains the following:
- the tnpA gene encoding IS66-like element accessory protein TnpA, with the protein product MKSLTAVRKKSPNYPVEFKIKMVELSHRPEISVAQLAREHGINDNLLFKWRQYWREGKLRPPSTTENNVPELLPITLDAEDVVPATSPRSQPVAAAAPESLNISCEVTFRHGSLRLNGAISENILNLLIRELKR
- the tnpB gene encoding IS66 family insertion sequence element accessory protein TnpB (TnpB, as the term is used for proteins encoded by IS66 family insertion elements, is considered an accessory protein, since TnpC, encoded by a neighboring gene, is a DDE family transposase.), producing MIPLPSGTKIWLVAGITDMRNGFNGLAAKVQTTLKDDPMSGHVFIFRGRNGSQVKLLWSTGDGLCLLTKRLERGRFAWPSARDGKVFLTPAQLAMLLEGIDWRQPKRLLTSLTML
- a CDS encoding IS66-like element ISKpn24 family transposase is translated as MNSLLPDDIDELKRLLAEQEALNRALLEKLNEREREIDHLQAQLDKLRRMNFGSRSEKVSRRIAKMEADLKQLQKESDTLTGRVDDPAVQRPLRQTRTRKPFPESLPRDEKRLLPAASCCPECGGALSYLGEDAAEQLELMRSAFRVIRTVREKHACTQCDAIVQAPAPSRPIERGIAGPGLLARVLSSKYAEHTPLYRQSEIYGRQGVELSRSLLSGWVDACCRLLSPLEGALQDYVLTDGKLHADDTPVPVLLPGNKKTKTGRLWTYVRDDRNAGSELAPAVWFAYSPDRKGIHPQSHLAGFSGVLQADAYAGFNELYRNGQITEAACWAHARRKIHDVHVRTPSALTEEALKRIGELYAIEAEIRGMPAKRRLAERQQKAKPRLKSLESWLREKVKTLSRHSELAKAFTYVLNQWPALAYYTDDGWAEADNNIAENALRMVSLGRKNYLFFGSDHGGERGALLYSLIGTCKLNGVEPESYLRHVLDVIADWPINRVSELLPWRVALPTE